One genomic window of Dunckerocampus dactyliophorus isolate RoL2022-P2 chromosome 7, RoL_Ddac_1.1, whole genome shotgun sequence includes the following:
- the mlf2 gene encoding myeloid leukemia factor 2 — MFRFLNDVDDDPFMMDPFAAHRQQMRGMFGPFAMDPFALAPQMQPHRAPRRQAGALTPFGMMGMGGGFMDMFGMMGEMMGNMERLSGSPNCQTFSSSTVISYSSLDSGAPTVYQQTSATRTGPGGIRETRQSMRDSESGLERLAIGHHIGERAHIMERSRNRRTGDREERQDFINLDESEAEAFDVEWRSQAGRYAPPNARGLDYGRDRRAGGQQLALTAPPSSTTPPGHRHESPRHHPPPQPRPRYDW, encoded by the exons ATGTTTCGATTCCTGAATGACGTTGATGACGACCCCTTCATGAT GGATCCATTCGCAGCTCACAGGCAGCAGATGAGGGGTATGTTTGGACCATTTGCCATGGACCCTTTTGCACTTGCGCCACAGATGCAGCCACATCGTGCACCGCGGCGACAG GCTGGTGCACTGACTCCATTTGGCATGATGGGAATG GGTGGAGGTTTCATGGACATGTTTGGCATGATGGGGGAAATGATGGGGAACATG GAAAGGCTATCCGGTTCGCCAAACTGTCAGACATTCTCCTCTTCCACAGTGATCTCCTACTCTTCATTAGACTCTGGGGCTCCTACAGTATACCAGCAAACCAGTGCGACAAGAACAGGCCCTGGAGGG ATCCGCGAGACACGTCAGTCGATGCGAGATAGCGAAAGCGGCCTGGAGCGCCTCGCCATCGGTCATCACATCGGTGAGCGTGCGCACATCATGGAGCGCTCACGGAACCGCCGCACCGGAGACCGCGAGGAACGGCAGGACTTCATCAACCTGGATGAGA GTGAGGCTGAAGCCTTTGATGTGGAGTGGAGGAGTCAGGCAGGACGATACGCCCCGCCGAACGCCCGGGGGCTGGACTACGGCCGTGACCGACGGGCGGGGGGACAGCAGCTGGCTCTCACCGCACCGCCTAGCTCCACAACCCCGCCGGGCCATCGGCACGAGTCCCCCCGACACCACCCCCCGCCCCAGCCCCGCCCACGTTACGACTGGTGA